A single genomic interval of Zobellia nedashkovskayae harbors:
- a CDS encoding amidohydrolase family protein produces MDNYFDLHFHPMAKNHLAPKPKESHSKKANAATMPISMTKAFKDYTDENVLRRLESQCCIDYLNEAPVRYGIAAIAAIEFGMASSKGFLADVLKSYLKKPLDDAYFDAIKEGEVSYLNLYLKEVALYLKNRNLENREPHTKGSLNLIARPSKNTREAVSKALPNLVFAIEGGHNLCMKKIGNALDYDSFEGLEKDPFFDPNFAISEDNRKPQEVLKKLYKAFRDYGLDVLYLTLTHLTHIPEQHLATHAYGTKNLRHPSFYPFGNGLSELGEEVVRTAYKLEAPTKKKDDAGVLIDIKHLSLKSREDLYALREKEGFGKIPLIASHVGVTGYSISDWKHNLEIEKCANHVDQGIKTVKLYTKPKVAGYWGADANTEFSFHPGTINLMDEDIIEIANSNGLIGVGLDVDILGYSTKSKLQEDVCEFITTPDFIHYFPYTSIKSIDYASVEEIQAEESWLEPSKKEVHPLNFCFNIIHIMAVIGLKSKFQDAPEKFICIGSDFDAFIEPSNICSDSRQFKNLKACLMKWLPVAAKKYQKVNGGAKDLFDFTKKKKELNEVVVGILYENGREFLDRRGFLEGLSEPKKGETSTEAELV; encoded by the coding sequence ATGGATAATTATTTTGACCTTCATTTTCATCCCATGGCAAAAAACCACTTGGCACCAAAGCCAAAAGAGTCGCATTCAAAAAAAGCGAATGCAGCCACCATGCCCATAAGTATGACCAAAGCTTTTAAAGATTATACAGATGAGAATGTACTTCGCAGGCTTGAAAGTCAATGTTGTATTGATTACCTGAATGAGGCTCCTGTAAGGTACGGCATAGCCGCTATTGCCGCTATAGAATTTGGGATGGCTTCCAGTAAAGGGTTTCTAGCCGATGTATTAAAAAGTTACCTCAAAAAACCGTTAGATGATGCCTATTTTGATGCGATTAAAGAAGGGGAGGTTTCATATCTAAATTTGTATCTGAAAGAGGTGGCATTATATCTAAAAAACAGAAATTTAGAAAATAGGGAGCCACACACAAAAGGAAGTTTAAATCTTATTGCCAGGCCTTCTAAAAATACTAGAGAAGCCGTGTCAAAAGCGTTGCCAAATTTGGTGTTCGCTATTGAAGGTGGACATAATCTTTGTATGAAAAAAATAGGGAATGCCCTTGATTATGATAGTTTTGAGGGATTGGAAAAAGACCCGTTTTTTGATCCTAATTTTGCCATTTCCGAAGACAATAGAAAACCACAGGAGGTACTTAAAAAGTTGTATAAAGCTTTCCGGGATTATGGGCTAGATGTATTATACCTAACGCTTACCCACTTAACGCATATACCGGAGCAACATTTGGCGACACATGCTTATGGAACGAAAAACCTCAGGCATCCGTCTTTTTATCCTTTTGGGAATGGATTAAGTGAATTAGGGGAAGAAGTTGTTAGAACAGCCTATAAATTAGAAGCGCCTACCAAGAAAAAGGATGATGCAGGCGTATTGATAGACATCAAGCATTTAAGCCTGAAGTCCAGGGAAGATTTATACGCCTTACGAGAGAAAGAAGGTTTTGGTAAAATTCCCTTGATTGCTTCTCACGTTGGTGTAACAGGGTATTCCATAAGTGATTGGAAGCACAATCTTGAAATTGAAAAATGTGCGAATCACGTGGATCAAGGAATAAAGACCGTGAAGCTCTACACAAAACCCAAAGTAGCAGGATATTGGGGTGCTGATGCCAACACGGAATTCAGTTTTCATCCCGGAACCATTAACTTAATGGATGAAGATATTATTGAAATTGCCAATAGCAACGGACTTATTGGAGTGGGGCTAGATGTGGATATATTGGGGTACAGCACAAAATCTAAACTTCAAGAAGATGTGTGCGAGTTTATAACCACACCAGATTTTATCCATTACTTCCCATACACGAGTATTAAATCAATAGACTATGCCAGTGTAGAGGAAATACAAGCGGAAGAGTCATGGTTAGAGCCTTCCAAGAAAGAAGTACATCCGTTAAATTTTTGTTTTAATATCATTCACATTATGGCGGTGATTGGTTTAAAATCCAAATTTCAGGATGCACCGGAAAAATTTATCTGTATAGGTAGTGACTTTGATGCTTTTATTGAGCCGTCCAATATATGTAGTGATAGCCGCCAATTCAAAAATTTAAAAGCATGCTTGATGAAATGGTTGCCCGTTGCTGCCAAGAAATATCAGAAGGTGAATGGGGGAGCCAAAGATTTGTTCGATTTTACTAAGAAAAAGAAAGAGTTAAATGAAGTTGTAGTAGGCATACTCTATGAAAACGGGCGTGAATTTTTAGATAGACGTGGTTTTTTAGAGGGTTTATCTGAGCCCAAAAAAGGGGAGACAAGCACGGAAGCCGAATTGGTTTAA
- a CDS encoding S8 family serine peptidase — protein MDDKLRDLAENAYANYTSVLGDIDRIKTDITHVRQGKLELSEIQTDTERLYNRISREGTAELQALERINGEANFQDIRIIQRIVELSQAVGRITTNSRLGNTGYGTGFLIGPNLILTNNHVLGTAEVAANSTIQFNYELDQMGNPNKSESFNLVPQEFFVTSHYKKDAGDPYSGLDFTIVAVEKVSNEGTPISNFPVARLDKKLGKIIDGENCAIVQHPKGDYKKIVMKDIRMLVLKDDFLIYESDTLPGSSGSMVLGLGTGEVVALHHSAVPRKNRHGQWLRKDGSVVQPGDPYNMIDWMGNEGIRVSSILNMIAKMPVSKAMEKYKSSLVSVLDTNVSSTPVHTENRTTPSTQYAMNHSESTTNQTLYFEIQLSGVKEMQNDWKQNAASLVSGLVLSEPLYPMSTEQAHRLFYYIHVQSDKTPWEVAAELEGLPQIDTCTPDLEMSTDIKPGHYGRWSGNESLESLDDGTADWDKSEGDFKIRWANASLVKEFIPKGQSGEYRKWNLNATNANNLKDVKAYDSLKANADKIRLIQLDTGYTDHSKVLGGYNLLQDEDFIDGEDARDEMSMGILKQPGHGTRTASIIMGNRANGRIENDGNQGVAVAEEESLVKVIPYRISKSVILIGRGRNLFNAVSQAINANADVVFMCMGSYPRPMIYSIAKTAYERGVIWVCAAGNMVESVIAPAVYPGTIAVAASNPNNEPWRYTSYGPAVDITAPGEDVYVPFKNKKQEDIMVFGSGTSYATPHVASAAALWKAKNLKNLNKFIEKPWQIVELFRKHLKESAQNVVDNREWDQKRFGAGILDLTALLAKEVTSDEIKGLKNAYAGKESRKEWDLGVREIVHFLWNTARRKLTPGFESEQVGEALTERARISVAAMTGRPVNKVFESYGQFDEDQTERLLKVYFESFN, from the coding sequence ATGGATGATAAATTAAGGGATTTGGCCGAGAATGCATACGCTAATTATACGAGTGTCTTGGGTGATATAGACCGAATAAAAACGGATATTACCCATGTGAGACAGGGAAAACTAGAATTGTCCGAAATACAAACTGATACCGAGCGCTTGTACAACCGGATTTCCCGTGAAGGCACGGCAGAATTGCAAGCATTGGAACGTATTAATGGAGAGGCCAATTTTCAGGATATCCGTATTATTCAGCGCATTGTAGAGCTATCCCAAGCGGTTGGTAGAATAACCACTAATTCTAGGTTGGGCAATACAGGTTATGGAACCGGTTTTTTGATAGGCCCAAACCTGATTCTTACCAACAACCATGTATTGGGAACTGCGGAAGTGGCCGCAAATTCTACCATTCAGTTCAACTACGAATTGGATCAAATGGGAAACCCTAATAAGTCTGAAAGTTTCAACTTGGTGCCACAAGAGTTTTTTGTGACATCCCATTATAAAAAAGATGCTGGTGACCCGTATAGCGGTCTAGATTTTACCATTGTCGCGGTGGAGAAAGTTTCCAATGAAGGAACACCGATCAGTAATTTTCCCGTTGCCCGATTGGATAAAAAATTGGGTAAGATTATAGATGGGGAGAACTGTGCCATTGTGCAACACCCAAAAGGGGATTACAAGAAAATTGTAATGAAAGACATTCGCATGCTGGTGCTTAAAGATGACTTTCTAATCTATGAATCGGATACGCTTCCCGGTTCATCGGGAAGTATGGTTCTCGGTTTGGGTACGGGTGAAGTAGTAGCGCTACACCACAGTGCCGTACCCAGAAAAAACAGACACGGACAATGGCTGAGAAAAGACGGGTCCGTAGTACAACCCGGAGACCCATATAATATGATAGACTGGATGGGGAACGAAGGTATTCGTGTGAGTAGTATCCTGAATATGATAGCAAAAATGCCTGTTAGCAAAGCAATGGAAAAATACAAGTCGTCTTTGGTCAGTGTTTTAGATACAAATGTGAGTTCAACTCCTGTTCATACCGAAAATAGAACTACACCATCAACACAGTATGCTATGAACCATTCCGAAAGTACAACCAATCAGACCCTTTATTTTGAGATACAATTATCCGGAGTCAAAGAAATGCAGAACGACTGGAAGCAAAACGCAGCCAGTTTGGTTTCCGGTCTGGTGCTTAGTGAGCCTTTATACCCGATGTCTACAGAACAGGCCCACAGGCTTTTTTATTACATACATGTACAATCCGATAAAACCCCATGGGAAGTGGCGGCAGAACTGGAAGGGTTGCCACAAATAGATACCTGCACGCCCGATTTGGAAATGTCTACGGATATCAAACCCGGGCATTATGGGCGATGGTCCGGTAATGAAAGTTTAGAATCACTAGATGACGGCACGGCAGATTGGGACAAGAGTGAAGGTGATTTTAAAATCCGTTGGGCGAATGCCAGTTTGGTAAAGGAATTTATTCCAAAAGGGCAGAGTGGCGAATATAGAAAGTGGAATCTAAATGCGACCAACGCAAACAATCTGAAGGATGTTAAAGCATATGACAGTTTAAAAGCAAATGCCGATAAAATACGACTGATACAATTAGATACGGGCTATACGGACCATTCCAAGGTTTTGGGAGGCTACAACTTACTGCAGGATGAAGATTTTATAGATGGGGAAGATGCTAGGGATGAAATGAGCATGGGCATTTTAAAACAACCCGGTCACGGCACCCGTACCGCAAGTATAATTATGGGGAACAGGGCTAACGGCAGAATTGAAAATGACGGGAATCAAGGGGTTGCCGTTGCGGAAGAAGAATCATTGGTAAAGGTAATTCCGTATCGGATTTCAAAATCCGTGATTTTAATCGGTAGAGGGCGCAATTTGTTCAATGCCGTTTCTCAGGCAATCAACGCCAATGCAGATGTTGTTTTTATGTGCATGGGTAGTTATCCGCGTCCTATGATTTATAGTATTGCCAAAACGGCCTATGAACGAGGGGTTATTTGGGTATGTGCGGCAGGTAATATGGTAGAATCCGTAATTGCTCCAGCAGTGTATCCGGGTACTATTGCCGTAGCTGCATCCAATCCAAATAACGAACCTTGGCGGTATACATCGTACGGCCCAGCGGTAGATATAACGGCACCCGGCGAAGATGTGTATGTGCCGTTCAAGAACAAAAAGCAAGAAGACATAATGGTATTTGGTTCGGGTACGAGCTATGCAACGCCACACGTGGCTTCTGCTGCGGCTTTATGGAAAGCTAAAAACCTTAAAAATTTGAACAAATTCATAGAGAAACCGTGGCAAATTGTTGAGTTGTTTCGGAAGCATTTAAAAGAATCTGCCCAGAATGTAGTGGATAATAGAGAATGGGACCAAAAGAGATTTGGTGCGGGTATTTTAGACCTGACGGCTTTGTTGGCAAAAGAAGTAACCTCCGATGAAATTAAAGGGTTGAAGAATGCTTATGCAGGTAAGGAGAGCCGCAAAGAATGGGACTTGGGCGTTCGTGAAATCGTGCATTTTTTATGGAACACCGCACGTAGAAAATTAACGCCTGGTTTTGAAAGCGAACAAGTTGGAGAAGCCTTAACAGAACGAGCACGGATAAGTGTGGCCGCAATGACGGGAAGACCGGTAAACAAGGTGTTTGAAAGTTATGGTCAGTTTGATGAAGACCAAACGGAAAGATTACTAAAAGTATATTTTGAAAGTTTCAATTAA
- a CDS encoding peptidoglycan recognition protein family protein, whose protein sequence is MKTLRKGSFNSSVSFLKNLLCRSGYPLEISPNFDEKTHEKVVQFQRANFLHVDGIVGNNSWKKIMLAGYKFSWGTIDYILEDDEWMHEYTEKDTIYLHHTAGLHRPDYTIGWWENDNKPGTLNRVGTSFVIGRKSLEGDDMFDGVTYRAFNEMFWAHHLGTRLKNNSILNKKSIGIEICSLGPLQKSNDGQFYFQSNSKKIVVPESEVCQLDTPWRGHQYFQKYTEKQIVECERLLLTLAKVFDVPIRDFKYTSSWFSMSEEAQTGAPGVWTHCHVRTDKTDCFPQPEFIEMLNGLFTKYQDFELDYVELEAITMGAPNELNKADLDHYALDLELIVN, encoded by the coding sequence ATGAAAACATTGCGTAAAGGCAGTTTTAATTCCTCCGTTTCATTCTTAAAAAACCTTTTGTGTAGGTCAGGATATCCTTTGGAAATTTCACCAAATTTTGACGAAAAAACACATGAAAAGGTGGTCCAGTTTCAAAGAGCTAATTTTCTTCATGTAGATGGAATTGTGGGCAATAATAGTTGGAAAAAAATAATGTTGGCAGGCTATAAATTCAGTTGGGGCACTATAGATTATATACTTGAAGATGATGAGTGGATGCACGAATACACGGAGAAAGATACCATCTACTTGCATCATACCGCGGGCCTTCATAGACCTGATTATACCATTGGCTGGTGGGAGAATGACAATAAACCGGGCACCCTAAATAGAGTGGGAACGTCTTTTGTAATTGGTAGAAAATCGTTAGAAGGTGATGATATGTTTGATGGGGTGACCTACAGGGCTTTTAATGAAATGTTCTGGGCACACCACTTGGGAACGAGATTGAAGAACAATAGTATACTCAACAAGAAATCAATAGGGATCGAGATTTGTTCTTTAGGTCCGCTTCAAAAAAGCAATGACGGTCAGTTTTACTTTCAGAGTAATTCCAAGAAAATAGTTGTGCCGGAATCTGAGGTTTGTCAGTTGGATACGCCGTGGAGAGGACATCAATATTTTCAGAAATATACCGAAAAGCAAATCGTAGAATGTGAGCGGTTGCTACTCACGCTAGCTAAGGTTTTTGATGTACCCATTAGAGATTTTAAATATACCAGTTCTTGGTTTTCTATGAGTGAAGAAGCACAGACGGGGGCACCTGGTGTGTGGACGCATTGCCATGTAAGAACGGATAAAACGGACTGTTTTCCGCAACCTGAGTTCATAGAAATGTTAAACGGACTTTTTACCAAATACCAAGATTTTGAATTGGATTATGTAGAACTGGAAGCTATAACAATGGGAGCACCCAATGAATTGAACAAAGCGGATTTGGACCATTATGCTCTGGATTTAGAGTTGATTGTAAATTAA
- a CDS encoding trypsin-like serine peptidase, with protein sequence MGDVITTEIEKELVFHKPVEENQGINEKEITSESWIERNEDLTNETVCGIDQRQKVLATQQMPYMAICKLYMKASNGLNYVGSGWLVAGNILYTAGHCVYNKSSGGWKTSIIAIPGKSGLAEPYGRYEAVELMATRGWIDNASTRYDMGAIKLSKEVSHCSFITPAMEDPNIAEICGYPADRDNGLFQYKMSDNLVKENGRFFYQADTFGGQSGSPLLRNRCIGVGIHNYGGCPNKSSDLYQEFIDGVANW encoded by the coding sequence ATGGGAGATGTAATCACAACAGAAATAGAAAAAGAGCTTGTTTTTCATAAACCGGTTGAAGAAAACCAGGGAATAAATGAGAAAGAGATAACCAGCGAATCATGGATTGAGCGGAATGAAGATTTAACGAACGAAACGGTTTGTGGAATTGATCAGCGCCAAAAAGTATTAGCAACTCAGCAAATGCCGTATATGGCTATTTGTAAGCTGTACATGAAAGCCAGTAATGGCTTGAATTACGTGGGTTCTGGATGGCTGGTGGCCGGAAACATTTTATATACGGCCGGACATTGCGTCTACAACAAATCTTCTGGAGGTTGGAAGACTTCCATCATTGCCATTCCCGGTAAAAGTGGACTCGCAGAGCCGTATGGTAGGTATGAGGCTGTGGAACTTATGGCCACTAGAGGATGGATAGATAATGCCTCTACAAGATATGATATGGGTGCTATTAAACTCAGTAAAGAGGTGAGTCATTGTAGTTTTATTACACCTGCCATGGAAGACCCGAACATAGCTGAAATTTGCGGGTATCCTGCGGACCGTGATAATGGATTGTTTCAATATAAAATGTCCGATAATCTGGTAAAGGAAAATGGTAGGTTCTTTTATCAGGCAGATACGTTTGGCGGGCAAAGTGGAAGCCCGCTGTTGAGAAATAGATGTATTGGCGTGGGCATTCACAATTACGGTGGTTGCCCCAATAAGTCTTCGGACCTGTATCAAGAATTTATAGATGGGGTTGCCAATTGGTAG
- a CDS encoding helix-turn-helix domain-containing protein has translation MGTEPNKHTSKRIEVPENFQDIFTHFYRAENRSEKPITKTLVPSFQIIMVFSFGAPISFVTEHESEITIEKCLVLGPIKKAFDYTLPAGSDMLVANFKDDAFYMFFGKVILSNYLPTNPDSLLTENCFTNLWQLIKNVTPKERVNLILDFCKPYLKESETAFQKLADYTGDYTVFNPIKIIAQETQQSERTIQLNHKKYFGYTGKEKSRYEKFIKAIGLLQNQSSKVNWFAIIEACGYYDQSQLIHDFKHFTGHTPTQYLKFSQDICQTE, from the coding sequence ATGGGAACTGAACCAAATAAACACACAAGTAAAAGAATAGAAGTCCCTGAAAATTTTCAGGATATTTTTACGCATTTCTATAGAGCTGAAAACCGTTCAGAAAAACCCATTACCAAAACGCTTGTTCCCAGCTTTCAAATTATTATGGTTTTTAGTTTTGGTGCGCCTATTTCATTTGTGACGGAACATGAATCTGAAATTACGATTGAAAAATGCCTTGTCCTTGGTCCCATAAAAAAAGCTTTTGATTATACCTTACCTGCTGGTTCGGATATGCTGGTCGCCAATTTTAAAGATGATGCCTTTTATATGTTTTTTGGGAAGGTGATTTTATCCAATTACCTACCCACAAATCCAGATTCGCTTTTAACCGAGAATTGCTTTACTAATCTCTGGCAACTTATTAAAAACGTAACCCCAAAAGAGCGTGTAAACCTGATTCTAGATTTCTGCAAACCCTATTTAAAAGAAAGTGAAACAGCTTTTCAAAAATTAGCTGATTATACAGGCGACTATACAGTCTTTAACCCCATTAAAATTATAGCTCAGGAAACCCAACAGAGCGAAAGAACTATTCAGCTCAACCATAAAAAATACTTTGGTTATACCGGCAAAGAAAAGAGCCGGTACGAGAAATTCATAAAAGCCATCGGGTTGCTACAAAACCAATCCTCTAAAGTAAATTGGTTCGCTATTATTGAGGCTTGCGGTTATTATGACCAAAGTCAACTGATACACGACTTCAAACACTTCACGGGGCACACGCCTACTCAATACCTCAAATTCTCACAGGATATTTGCCAAACGGAATAG
- a CDS encoding NAD(P)H-dependent oxidoreductase, producing the protein MKHLIIYAHPNAGSLNCHLKQTVVETLKQQKHEVVIRDLYNLNFNPILSLKDISGQRMGEVSQDVKKEQEYITWAEHITFIYPIWWTGMPAIMKGYIDRVFSYGFAYSYDAGIQKGLLKGKQTTIINTHGKSQAEYESIGMDKALFLTSDTGVFEYCGLEIEQHFFFDQADRPSPERIQEWMEMLIASYQI; encoded by the coding sequence ATGAAGCATCTTATTATTTACGCCCATCCTAATGCGGGCAGTCTAAACTGCCATTTAAAACAGACGGTCGTAGAAACCCTAAAACAGCAAAAACACGAAGTGGTCATCAGGGATTTGTATAACCTCAACTTTAACCCTATTCTGTCTTTAAAAGATATATCTGGGCAGCGCATGGGTGAGGTTTCACAAGACGTCAAAAAAGAACAAGAATACATTACATGGGCGGAGCACATCACTTTTATCTACCCTATTTGGTGGACCGGAATGCCCGCCATAATGAAAGGGTATATAGATCGTGTTTTTAGTTATGGTTTTGCTTACAGCTATGATGCTGGTATTCAAAAAGGACTCCTCAAAGGAAAGCAAACCACTATAATCAATACCCACGGTAAATCACAGGCCGAATACGAAAGCATTGGCATGGACAAAGCCCTTTTCCTAACATCGGACACAGGTGTTTTTGAGTATTGTGGACTGGAAATCGAACAACATTTCTTTTTTGACCAAGCGGATAGACCATCGCCTGAACGCATACAAGAATGGATGGAAATGCTCATAGCTTCATATCAAATATAA
- a CDS encoding alkaline phosphatase D family protein: MRLPITLVLLTLGLFFGAAQNEANVYFTTGFKIGEVTDSSAIILTRLCKTAQPVAVYHKQEDKVFRPPIDFDNNMPISEMEGAVGGSSGQVKINLKSKDTLISTEWEYVSGYRDFTLKQKFDGLKPNTHYDIQIEGRKSEDAPVAEIKGSFSTAPSADQIVPVFFTSSTCQFYWSHDDAVRGFKIYDSMLKMNPLFHCQTGDYVYYDKPGPMAYTVELARHKWHAMNSWPALFDFYKNTPAYLQKDDHDLLKDDATSYSTPFGELSYEDGLDIWREQVPIIDKPYRTFKWGKDVQIWNVEVREFRSDNKSPDGKEKTIWGKEQIAWFKETVEASDATFKILVSPTPIVGPDRSKGKYDNHSNTSFETEGKWLRQYLADQNVLVINGDRHWQYVSVDPVTGLREYSQGPVSNFHAQGWNQEDKRPEHKFLRVQGGFLAVKVYRENNEAVIEFTHYDVDGNEVNKEVIKVSV, translated from the coding sequence ATGAGACTACCAATTACCCTAGTACTGCTTACACTCGGGCTTTTTTTTGGCGCTGCCCAAAACGAAGCGAATGTCTATTTTACCACCGGATTCAAAATTGGGGAAGTAACGGATTCTTCCGCTATTATTCTGACGAGACTTTGCAAAACCGCCCAGCCTGTGGCGGTGTATCACAAGCAAGAAGATAAGGTGTTCCGACCTCCCATCGACTTTGATAATAACATGCCTATTTCTGAAATGGAAGGTGCGGTGGGCGGCTCTTCGGGGCAAGTGAAAATCAACCTGAAATCAAAAGACACCCTAATCAGTACGGAATGGGAATATGTTTCCGGTTACAGAGATTTCACACTGAAACAAAAATTTGATGGCTTAAAACCCAATACCCATTATGACATACAAATTGAAGGAAGAAAAAGTGAAGATGCCCCAGTAGCGGAAATAAAAGGGTCTTTCTCTACCGCTCCGTCTGCAGACCAGATAGTACCGGTATTTTTTACCTCATCTACTTGTCAATTTTATTGGTCTCATGATGATGCGGTTCGTGGTTTTAAAATCTATGACAGCATGCTTAAAATGAATCCGCTGTTCCATTGCCAAACGGGAGATTACGTGTATTATGACAAACCCGGACCCATGGCCTACACCGTAGAATTGGCAAGACACAAATGGCACGCCATGAATTCTTGGCCTGCCCTATTCGACTTTTATAAAAACACGCCAGCTTACTTACAAAAGGACGATCACGATTTATTGAAAGACGACGCGACTTCATATTCCACACCTTTTGGCGAATTAAGCTATGAAGACGGTCTTGATATTTGGCGGGAGCAAGTACCCATTATTGACAAGCCCTACCGAACATTTAAATGGGGGAAAGATGTACAGATATGGAACGTAGAGGTACGCGAATTCCGCAGTGACAATAAATCACCGGACGGAAAAGAAAAAACCATTTGGGGAAAAGAACAGATTGCTTGGTTTAAAGAAACCGTGGAAGCTTCGGATGCTACTTTTAAAATTCTAGTTTCGCCCACTCCTATAGTTGGGCCTGACCGCTCAAAAGGGAAATATGACAACCACTCCAATACGTCGTTTGAAACAGAAGGAAAATGGTTGCGCCAGTATTTGGCCGACCAAAATGTATTGGTCATTAATGGCGATAGGCATTGGCAATATGTTTCCGTAGACCCGGTAACAGGCCTACGAGAATATAGTCAAGGGCCGGTGAGTAATTTTCATGCCCAAGGCTGGAATCAGGAAGACAAACGTCCGGAGCATAAATTCCTAAGAGTACAAGGAGGATTTTTAGCGGTAAAGGTGTACCGAGAGAATAACGAAGCGGTAATTGAATTTACGCACTATGATGTAGATGGTAACGAAGTAAATAAAGAGGTTATAAAGGTGTCTGTATAA
- a CDS encoding TolC family protein translates to MMKKLLFYLLVVCCFGAQAQQPGEVVLGFNEYLGYVKKYHPIAKQAQLNIGMGQAQLMSSRGGFDPKIEVDYDRKEFKGTEYYDRLNATFKIPTWYGVELKGNFEQNEGVYLNPDQTVPDDGLYSAGISMSVGQGLWINQRMATLKQAKIFKERSLVERDLQVNEVLFEASLAYFDWLHAYQDTQVYADFLTNAEIRFEGVKKSAQVGQVAAIDTVEAKIAMQDRELNLEQAKVRFMKSALELSNFLWMGDNMPVELQANVTPETNLAGDIDTTLEIMGMPLDSFSIENHPKLKSLGYKVDGLTVEKRLKANKLLPKIELQYNFLTQKPEYISSFTTENYKGGVAFSVPLFLRKERGDLKLAKLKLQNAEFEMDDAEIRIKNKIVGLYRELESFEKQNVLIDDVVFNYNTMVAAEERKFGFGESSLFLVNSRESKLIDAELKRNAVQNKFFSAKAKLFNSIGVNPKNL, encoded by the coding sequence ATGATGAAGAAATTACTATTTTATCTCCTTGTTGTATGCTGTTTTGGTGCGCAAGCCCAACAGCCCGGAGAGGTGGTTTTAGGTTTTAACGAATATCTAGGGTACGTAAAAAAGTACCACCCCATAGCCAAACAGGCCCAACTAAATATAGGCATGGGGCAGGCGCAACTCATGAGTTCGCGTGGTGGTTTTGATCCTAAGATAGAGGTAGATTATGACCGTAAGGAATTTAAGGGTACGGAGTATTATGACCGTCTGAACGCTACTTTTAAAATACCCACTTGGTACGGCGTTGAGCTAAAGGGAAATTTTGAGCAAAACGAAGGTGTGTACCTGAATCCTGATCAGACCGTACCTGATGACGGATTGTATAGTGCCGGTATTTCTATGTCCGTAGGGCAAGGGCTTTGGATAAACCAACGTATGGCTACTTTAAAGCAAGCCAAGATTTTTAAAGAGCGTTCATTGGTAGAGCGGGATTTGCAGGTGAACGAGGTGCTTTTTGAGGCTTCTTTGGCGTATTTTGATTGGTTGCATGCTTACCAAGATACCCAAGTATATGCTGATTTTTTGACCAATGCCGAAATCCGTTTTGAAGGGGTGAAAAAGAGTGCCCAAGTTGGCCAGGTTGCTGCAATTGATACGGTAGAGGCTAAAATAGCCATGCAAGATCGCGAGCTGAATTTGGAGCAGGCAAAAGTCCGCTTTATGAAAAGTGCTTTGGAGCTTTCCAATTTTCTTTGGATGGGAGATAATATGCCCGTGGAGCTACAGGCCAATGTAACGCCGGAGACCAATTTAGCAGGTGATATTGATACCACTTTAGAAATTATGGGTATGCCTTTAGATAGTTTTTCCATAGAGAACCACCCGAAGTTGAAATCATTGGGGTATAAGGTTGATGGGCTCACCGTTGAAAAGCGATTGAAAGCCAACAAGCTTTTGCCAAAAATTGAATTACAGTATAATTTCCTGACACAGAAACCGGAGTATATTTCCAGTTTTACTACCGAAAACTATAAAGGTGGCGTAGCTTTTAGCGTGCCCCTTTTTCTTAGAAAAGAACGAGGCGATTTAAAACTGGCAAAGCTGAAACTACAGAACGCCGAGTTTGAAATGGATGATGCAGAAATACGAATTAAGAACAAAATAGTAGGCCTGTACCGAGAACTGGAATCCTTTGAAAAACAAAATGTCTTAATAGATGACGTGGTATTTAATTATAATACCATGGTAGCGGCAGAAGAACGGAAGTTCGGTTTTGGGGAAAGTTCTTTGTTTTTGGTGAATTCTAGGGAAAGTAAACTCATAGATGCCGAGCTGAAAAGGAACGCCGTACAGAACAAGTTTTTCTCCGCAAAAGCGAAGTTGTTTAATTCTATTGGGGTGAATCCCAAAAACCTGTAG